From the Lolium rigidum isolate FL_2022 chromosome 2, APGP_CSIRO_Lrig_0.1, whole genome shotgun sequence genome, one window contains:
- the LOC124692330 gene encoding LOW QUALITY PROTEIN: uncharacterized protein At5g03900, chloroplastic-like (The sequence of the model RefSeq protein was modified relative to this genomic sequence to represent the inferred CDS: inserted 1 base in 1 codon): protein MAAAAALSLHLHLRLCPPPHAHRRPPRHAPFLLSPPLPPHNLRVAHARLPSPWRPSVRARAGTVDAPSLARPGGAVETDRLPPDVRDRAMDAVDHFGGRVTIGDVSSRAGLQVDQAERALQALAADTGGFLEVSGEGEVLYVFPKDYRAKLAGKSFRMRVEPLVDKAKEVGAYVVRVSFGTALVASIVIVYTTIIAILSSSSDEDNRGRRRRSYGSTMFLPTDLFWYLDAGSSRRRRVEKENGMNFIESVFSFVFGDGNPNEGLEDTRWKMIGQYISSNGGVVTAEELAPYLDVSAPSEQSKDDESFILPVLLRFQGHPEVDEQGNILYRFPSLQLTASSKGGVSREYVGTKWSTMFSSIERFMEEKPWEFSKANASERAMVAGLGGLNLFGVIILGNLLKQMTMTPGGLISFAAQLFPLLQIYAGSXFAIPLFRWLLLRKTNNDIARRNKAREERAQELVSPEPSLRRKLLSARDMAQRKVITPDEIVYTTEKDLLDQEYDVKEWERRFKKIESD, encoded by the exons atggccgccgccgccgccctatccctccatctccacctccgccTCTGCCCGCCTCCCCATGCCCACCGCAGGCCCCCTCGCCACGCCCCATTCCTTCTATCCCCCCCTCTGCCGCCCCACAACCTCCGCGTCGCCCACGCCCGCCTCCCTTCACCATGGCGCCCCTCCGTGAGGGCGCGAGCAGGCACCGTCGACGCGCCGAGCCTCGCGCGCCCCGGCGGCGCCGTGGAGACGGACCGCCTCCCGCCCGACGTGCGCGACCGCGCCATGGACGCCGTCGACCACTTCGGCGGCCGCGTCACCATCGGGGACGTCTCCTCCCGCGCCGGCCTGCAGGTCGACCAGGCCGAGCGCGCGCTCCAGGCTCTCGCGGCGGACACCGGCGGCTTCCTCGAG GTTTCGGGGGAAGGAGAGGTGCTCTACGTCTTCCCCAAGGACTACagggccaagctcgccggcaagtcATTCAGAATGCGGGTCGAGCCACTCGTCGACAAAGCTAAG GAAGTGGGCGCCTATGTGGTGCGGGTGTCTTTTGGGACCGCACTAGTTGCCTCCATTGTGATTGTATACACTACCATCATTGCCATCCTCTCCAGCTCCAG TGATGAAGATAATCGTGGCAGACGGCGCAGATCCTATGGATCTACCATGTTCCTCCCAACAGATCTATTTTG GTACTTGGATGCAGGTTCCTCTAGGAGGCGGCGGGTCGAAAAAGAGAacgggatgaactttatagaatCG GTGTTTTCATTTGTATTTGGGGATGGCAATCCTAATGAGGGGCTTGAAGATACAAGGTGGAAGATG ATTGGGCAGTATATTTCATCAAATGGTGGAGTTGTTACGGCAGAAGAACTGGCACCATATCTTGATGTATCAGCACCTTCAGAGCAGTCTAAG GATGATGAATCGTTTATTCTTCCAGTTCTTTTACGCTTCCAGGGACATCCAGAAGTTGATGAGCAG GGAAATATTCTTTATAGATTCCCATCGCTGCAACTTACTGCTTCATCGAAAGGAGGTGTGAGCAGAgaatatgttggtacaaaatgGTCTACAATGTTCAGTAGCATCGAAAGATTTATGGAAGAGAAACCATGGGAATTCAG TAAAGCAAATGCATCAGAGAGGGCAATGGTTGCTGGTCTGGGAGGACTCAATCTTTTTggtgtcattattctgggaaacttATTGAA GCAAATGACAATGACGCCTGGTGGGCTTATCTCATTTGCTGCACAGCTATTTCCGTTGCTTCAG ATATATGCTGGCT TTTTTGCAATACCATTATTTAGATGGTTGCTGCTACGTAAGACCAACAATGACATTGCAAGGAGGAACAAGGCCAGAGAAGAAAGAGCCCAGGAACTGGTTTCGCCAGAGCCTTCTCTCAGAAGAAAG TTGCTCAGTGCACGCGACATGGCTCAACGGAAGGTGATTACACCAGATGAGATTGTCTACACAACCGAAAAGGATCTATTGGATCAGGAATATGATGTGAAGGAGTGGGAAAGGCGATTTAAGAAGATTGAGTCAGACTGA
- the LOC124690089 gene encoding glucan endo-1,3-beta-glucosidase 14-like: MAAGTQLSSRAASGVVLLLAVLLAEQVLAAEALSIGVNYGQIANNLPSPARVSSLLRSLKISKVKLYDADPRVLHAFLGTGVEFVVGIGNEHVPAMVSPATAQAWLQQHVAPHLHAGARITCITVGNEVFKGNDTVLQASLLPAMHSVHQALGTLGLQGRVNVTTAHSLDIMGASYPPSAGAFHPGAVSHLRPFLSFLSATRAPFLINCYPFFAYKDDPARVPLDYVLFQPNAGVTDPNTGLNYDNMLYAQVDAVYTAIQAMGHTDIHVKVSETGWPSRGDPDEHGATPEHAGTYIGNLLRRIEMKQGTPLRPAVPIDVYVFALFNENLKPGPASERNYGLFYPDGRPVYNVGLRGYLPPMADSQGTRQVIHLLILIAMASVAFALS, encoded by the exons ATGGCGGCAGGTACACAGCTGTCGTCCAGAGCAGCTTCCGGAgttgtcctcctcctcgccgtcctcctcgCAG AGCAAGTGCTGGCGGCGGAGGCCTTGTCCATCGGAGTCAACTACGGGCAGATCGCCAACAACCTCCCTTCGCCAGCACGGGTGTCCTCGCTGCTCCGCTCACTCAAGATCAGCAAGGTGAAGCTCTACGACGCCGACCCCCGCGTCCTGCACGCGTTCCTCGGCACGGGCGTTGAGTTCGTGGTCGGCATCGGCAACGAGCACGTCCCGGCGATGGTGAGCCCCGCCACGGCGCAGGCGTGGCTCCAGCAGCACGTGGCGCCGCACCTCCACGCCGGCGCGCGCATCACCTGCATTACCGTCGGCAACGAGGTGTTCAAGGGCAACGACACCGTCCTGCAGGCCAGCCTCCTCCCGGCCATGCACTCCGTGCACCAGGCGCTCGGCACGCTCGGCCTGCAGGGACGCGTGAACGTCACCACCGCGCACTCGCTGGACATCATGGGCGCCTCCTACCCGCCCTCCGCCGGCGCGTTCCACCCGGGTGCCGTCTCGCACCTGCGGCCGTTCCTCAGCTTCCTGTCCGCTACGAGGGCCCCGTTCCTCATCAACTGCTACCCGTTCTTCGCCTACAAGGACGACCCGGCGCGCGTGCCGCTGGACTACGTGCTCTTCCAGCCCAACGCTGGCGTCACCGATCCCAACACCGGGCTCAACTACGACAACATGCTCTACGCGCAGGTGGACGCCGTGTACACCGCCATCCAGGCCATGGGGCACACGGACATCCACGTCAAGGTCTCCGAGACGGGATGGCCGTCCCGGGGCGACCCCGACGAGCATGGCGCCACGCCAGAGCACGCCGGGACCTACATTGGGAACCTCCTGAGGAGGATCGAGATGAAGCAGGGCACACCGTTGAGGCCGGCGGTGCCCATCGACGTCTATGTCTTCGCGCTCTTCAACGAGAACCTCAAGCCTGGGCCTGCGTCGGAGCGCAACTACGGGCTGTTCTACCCCGACGGCAGGCCGGTTTACAACGTTGGCCTGCGCGGCTACCTCCCGCCCATGGCGGATTCGCAAGGAACACGGCAG GTGATTCATCTGCTAATCCTTATCGCCATGGCGTCAGTCGCCTTCGCATTGTCATGA